The nucleotide sequence GACCTGAATAATCCTTCCAACTCGCGATTCACCCATTGAAATGGCCTCCTGGAAACAATTTTGCGATATCCAAAAACTTCGTATCTCGTATCAGCCCTTCAGTGCCTCAGCACCACCAACGATATCCATAAGATCGCCGGTAATGGCTGCCTGGCGAGCCTTATTGTACAGTTGCGTCAACTCGTTGATAATATCCCCACATGCATTGGTTGCATTATCCATAGCCGCCATTCGGGCCGCATGCTCACCGGCCGCAACCTCAATCATAGCATGATAGACCTGTACGTTCAGATGCAACGGGAGAAGGACTTCCATAATCTGCTCAGGCTTAGGCTCATAAATGTAATCAACAGCCGCCCCCGCATCTTCTCCCTGCTCAACAGGCTTAATGGGCAATAAGGTCGTTTCCTTCGGCTGCTGTTTGGCCAAAGAGAGGAAACGGGCATAGATAATCCGTACCTCATCAGCCTCTCCTGAGAGGAAATTTTGCGTGACATTCTGAGAAATGGTCCGGGCATTGAACATCTGAAAGGTCCCCATGATGTCCTTATGCGATTCACGAATCTTCCCGGATCGCCGAAATGCCTGGGCCGCCTTATTGCCCACCGTGATCAGGCTGACCTTTTTTCCCTCAGCCTCAAGTTGACCTGTGATTTTTTTCGCCTTGGAGATGATATTTGCATTAAAACTTCCGCAAAG is from Candidatus Electrothrix sp. GW3-4 and encodes:
- the atpG gene encoding ATP synthase F1 subunit gamma yields the protein MPGLKDVKNKIEGVSKTSQITKAMNMVASAKLRGAQERMEEFRPYAEKFAEAMKDLSGSASGNQPLMEVRDVQTVELIVVTSDRGLCGSFNANIISKAKKITGQLEAEGKKVSLITVGNKAAQAFRRSGKIRESHKDIMGTFQMFNARTISQNVTQNFLSGEADEVRIIYARFLSLAKQQPKETTLLPIKPVEQGEDAGAAVDYIYEPKPEQIMEVLLPLHLNVQVYHAMIEVAAGEHAARMAAMDNATNACGDIINELTQLYNKARQAAITGDLMDIVGGAEALKG